The genomic interval AATAAGGTAGGTAAAAGGTATGAAACAAAGGACAGAGCATAGTGTAGGAGAGGTTTTTCGACGATTTGGTCAAGCTTACGAAGCCACACACGGATTGCAAAAAGAGCAACGAAAAACATTACAAGATATAGCTATGTGCCGAACTGCCTACCTTGGAGGACATAAGGAAATATGCTGTAAATGCGGAAATGAACGGCCAGTCTATAATTCATGCGGAAACACCAACTGTCCAATGTGTCAGGGTATACGCCGAAGAAGATGGTTAAAAGACCGATTAGATGAATTATTACCCGTATCTTATTTCCATAGTATTTTCACCCTGCCTCATGATCTGAACCCGATAGCAAGATTTAACCAAAGAGAGATTTATAACTTACTCTTCAGAACTGCCGCAGACACACTGCTTTATCTGAGTCAAAAATATCATGATGCGACTCCCGCAATTATCGCCACACTTCATACTTGGGGTCAAGATTTATGTCTCCACCCTCATGTACATATTCTGGTCACAAGTGGGGGAATGAAAAAAGATGGGACATGGAAAGCTGGAAGAAACGACTACTTATTTGACGTTTTTGAAGCCTCAGAAGAATTCAAAAAAAGGTTTCTCCGAAAACTCAAAAATCTCAACAAACATAAGAAGTTAGTGAATGCGCAAGGCTTCCCTGAAATATATAAAATCATCGAAGAGAAACCCTGGGTCGTGAATATTCAAAAACCCTTTTCAGGTGCTGAAGTTGTTGTCGAATACTTGAGTCGTTATGTTTATCGAAGTGCCATCGCTAATGGTAGAATTACAGCAGTTGAAAATTCATTCATAAGTTTTGATATCAAAGATTATAAAGATTTGGACGAGAAAGGAATTCCTCGACATAAAGATATCAGAATGAAACCTCAGGAATTCATCAGAAGATTTATGCAGCATGTACTACCCAAAGGATTTCGAAGATCAAGGTTTTATGGCCTTTTTGCAGGAGCTCAACGAACCACAAGTAAGGAATACTGTAAGATACTCTTTGCTGAACTACTCAAAGAATTCACCGGTAGCGAACGATTCAAAGAAGATGCTTGGCAACCCAAAGTCTGTGATTGCTGTGGCTACAGTGATTTTAAACGCGGCCAGGATATCCAGAATGAGAGACCTCCTCCAATACTCTTTCACTATCAGGGGAGAAGGTTACATGCATAAGAAACGAATCAGAGAGTCAACAATCCCTGACAAGAAGTACTTGATGCCGAAGTCGATAAAAAGAGCTCTTTATAAGGTAATGAAGCCTCTAATAGATGAAAATTTAGAGCCACATAGTTTCGAAGCCCGCCTAGACAGTAAAAAGCACCTGATCACAGCATCAACTACACCCATATTAACTTGTTCAACAAAACAAAAACAGTTAGTTTAGCACCATAGGGAAAGGAAATATGGGATCATCAATAATTGAAATAAAGTACAACAAATCGTTGGAACTGAGGTTCTCGCTTAGGCTCGAACACAGCTCAACTCGAACGTTCGATTGAATAAATAATCATGTCAAATTTTAAACTTAGAGACGCATTAATCGTAATCGCCATACTTGGCATTATTACAAGTGTAGTTTTATCCAAGCTAAGTGTTGCTAGAGATAAAGGAATGCAAAAAAGTTGCATAAGCAACTTAAAGCAGATTTCTACATCGATGTTAGCATATTATTCACTTCAAGATACGTATGTATATATGCCCAAAACTTTAGGTAATATTAACTCTGCAGCTGATCCACAAAATGCATACAATATGTGGGACTTAGAATACAATAACTTTAATTGTTATGCAAAACACGACATACCAGTTAATAAGGAAAGAGAAAATGAAAATAGTTATTCATTTTGTGAACCACAAAATAACGGAATTACACCTGGTATTAAATATTCTGAAATTGAGTCACATGAAAGACCAGTTGCAGGTGATAAAACAGTTCATACAAATGGAAGAAAAGCAACTATTTTTTATGCAGATGGACATGTAGAAACACAACATTTAAATGCATTACAAATTAAATACGAACCTAAAAATAAATAAAAAATCGAACAAGAAACTGGAGTTGATACTTTCGTTATGAGTCAAATTTTAGATAGAAAGTACAACTCAGTTTAGACGTTATACATTAATAAAATGAACTCACATATATACCAACATAAAATATCCACTTACGATATTGGTCGTAAAGATCTAAAGAAAACTATTACAATATTGGTTCTCATATTAGGCCTTTTTAATTTCTCATTTTGGGAAACTAAAAATACTCACCCAGGATTTTTCTACCCATTTAATTTAGTATCAATGGTTTTTGCTATTTATAATATTTATAAAAATGTGATCCCTAAGATGAAAGGTGATGCAGAGTTTTCATTCACCATTTATCCTGATAAAATATCATGTGTAAGTCCATCTAGATCTACTAAAGAGTCATTTATAATTCCATTATTGGACATCAAATATATTCTTGACATATACATCCCTCCCACAGGCGGCCAAATTAACGATAATAATTTCTATTATATAGTAACCGATAATAAAAAGTTTGAAATAACCCAAAAATATGACAACCCTGCTTATGAAATATGTAAGAAAATAAACAATATCAACCCCAATATTGAGATAAAAAAACAAGTATAACAAACGGATCGATCTGATACTTTCGTTGTGAGTCACAATTTAGATAGAAAGTACAAATCATCCTGGACGTTAGAGTATTAATAATTAAATGAAAAAAATTGGAATCACAATCAGTATTATTGGCATATTATTGCACATGAATACATGCTTTATCCAAAGTGATACGACATTCGGTTTTAATATTTTGTTACTAGTATTTTCTAGTATTCCATATGTTTCATCACTGATTATTTTAAAAAATAAAAAATCTGAATTAATCGGATCATTAGCACCAGCACTCCCAATTATAACTGACTCAGTTGCTTATTATTCTGTGTTTATTGCTCCAAGTTCCTCTACAGCTCCATTAGCATTAATATTTATTCCTTTATGGAATCTAATTATTTTTATGCCATTAGGAATTATAACAGGACTAATTATTCAAAATCTAAAAAGAAATAAACTCTAACGAATAAGATTAGATTTCGCTGATATTAAAGGGAACCCAAAGTAGCCGGAATCTTAATCAATGGTTGGACGAGCCCCATGCTCGGACCCCGCCCTATGTATTTAG from Lentisphaera araneosa HTCC2155 carries:
- a CDS encoding IS91 family transposase, producing MKQRTEHSVGEVFRRFGQAYEATHGLQKEQRKTLQDIAMCRTAYLGGHKEICCKCGNERPVYNSCGNTNCPMCQGIRRRRWLKDRLDELLPVSYFHSIFTLPHDLNPIARFNQREIYNLLFRTAADTLLYLSQKYHDATPAIIATLHTWGQDLCLHPHVHILVTSGGMKKDGTWKAGRNDYLFDVFEASEEFKKRFLRKLKNLNKHKKLVNAQGFPEIYKIIEEKPWVVNIQKPFSGAEVVVEYLSRYVYRSAIANGRITAVENSFISFDIKDYKDLDEKGIPRHKDIRMKPQEFIRRFMQHVLPKGFRRSRFYGLFAGAQRTTSKEYCKILFAELLKEFTGSERFKEDAWQPKVCDCCGYSDFKRGQDIQNERPPPILFHYQGRRLHA
- a CDS encoding type II secretion system protein, with translation MSNFKLRDALIVIAILGIITSVVLSKLSVARDKGMQKSCISNLKQISTSMLAYYSLQDTYVYMPKTLGNINSAADPQNAYNMWDLEYNNFNCYAKHDIPVNKERENENSYSFCEPQNNGITPGIKYSEIESHERPVAGDKTVHTNGRKATIFYADGHVETQHLNALQIKYEPKNK